One Acetomicrobium thermoterrenum DSM 13490 genomic region harbors:
- a CDS encoding YifB family Mg chelatase-like AAA ATPase — MNRIYGLTLRGIDALPVEVEVCVTGGLFSISIVGLADTAVKEARERVRIALGTLGIKLKGHIAVNLAPADLPKEGALLDLPMAVGIAREAGFIPKDVSGIFMGELALDGRLRKVKGGVPAAFLSREMGLPLFIPRGNAPEASMVQGVEVYSCSNIAELFSHLRGESRLKKLDFSLPKAKVVEVEPDFADIKGHVAAKRGMEIAAAGHHNLALIGAPGSGKTMLAKALRGILPPLSDEELIEVMRIRSARGVSIEVERTRPFRPVHHTASVVALCGGGSDLRPGEISLAHRGVLFLDEITEFRRDVLEALRQPLEDGCITVSRAAGSVIYPASVLLVTASNPCPCGYLGDSERNCTCSPADIERYSRKLSGPILDRIDLRLQIPRLTPDELLELDGAGESSFEIRQRVIKARELQIERWSSFGVKCNAELSENMVKKHLGLSKNGRAFLKSLGTAFKLTGRGFSRVLKVARTIADLAGDKTVDEPHLAEALAYRGGCFFER; from the coding sequence ATGAATCGCATTTACGGTCTTACCTTGAGAGGTATCGATGCTCTTCCTGTAGAAGTGGAAGTATGCGTTACCGGAGGTTTATTTTCCATATCAATTGTTGGTTTAGCCGATACTGCAGTCAAGGAGGCACGGGAAAGGGTGCGCATTGCGCTGGGAACCTTGGGGATTAAGCTTAAGGGTCATATAGCTGTAAACCTGGCGCCGGCTGATTTGCCCAAAGAGGGTGCCCTCCTTGACTTGCCCATGGCTGTCGGTATTGCCAGAGAAGCCGGTTTTATACCAAAGGACGTCAGTGGGATTTTCATGGGAGAGCTGGCTTTGGACGGGCGTTTGCGCAAGGTCAAGGGCGGAGTGCCCGCAGCCTTCCTTTCCCGCGAGATGGGCCTTCCCCTCTTCATCCCCCGAGGAAATGCCCCGGAAGCGTCCATGGTCCAAGGTGTTGAAGTCTACAGTTGTTCAAACATTGCGGAGCTGTTTTCACATCTAAGGGGCGAGAGTAGGCTGAAGAAGCTCGATTTCTCTCTACCTAAGGCTAAGGTGGTCGAGGTTGAGCCGGATTTCGCCGATATAAAAGGACACGTCGCTGCCAAGAGGGGCATGGAAATTGCTGCAGCGGGCCATCATAATTTGGCTTTAATCGGCGCTCCGGGTTCGGGCAAGACCATGTTGGCCAAGGCCCTTCGCGGCATTCTTCCTCCTCTTTCGGATGAAGAATTGATAGAGGTTATGAGGATAAGAAGCGCTCGAGGGGTCTCGATCGAAGTCGAGAGGACCAGGCCCTTCAGGCCTGTGCATCATACCGCAAGCGTGGTAGCACTCTGCGGCGGAGGATCGGATCTAAGGCCGGGGGAGATCAGCCTTGCACATAGGGGTGTACTTTTTCTGGACGAAATAACCGAGTTCAGACGGGATGTACTGGAGGCGCTGAGACAGCCGCTGGAGGACGGGTGCATAACTGTCAGCAGGGCGGCCGGAAGTGTTATCTATCCCGCTTCGGTATTGCTCGTAACGGCATCTAATCCCTGCCCCTGCGGCTATTTGGGCGATTCTGAGAGAAACTGCACGTGTTCGCCGGCCGATATAGAGAGGTACTCGAGAAAGCTGTCCGGTCCCATATTAGACCGTATTGACCTTCGGCTGCAGATACCGAGGCTTACGCCCGATGAATTACTGGAATTGGACGGAGCTGGCGAAAGTTCATTCGAAATAAGACAGCGGGTGATAAAGGCCAGAGAGCTTCAGATTGAAAGATGGAGCTCCTTTGGCGTGAAGTGCAATGCCGAATTGAGCGAGAATATGGTAAAAAAGCATCTCGGTTTGTCCAAAAACGGCAGGGCCTTTCTCAAGTCGCTTGGCACTGCATTTAAACTTACTGGGCGAGGATTCAGTCGCGTCCTCAAGGTTGCAAGGACCATAGCCGATCTCGCTGGAGATAAAACGGTCGACGAGCCCCACCTTGCTGAAGCGCTGGCCTATAGGGGAGGTTGTTTCTTTGAAAGATGA
- a CDS encoding YraN family protein yields the protein MENKNKKDLGRWGEDLAASIVSRMGYEILMRNVTFRGGELDIVALDGDELVILEVRVRTKGKVQSPTESVGPRKVKRLLRAGSLLVERLEWDGPWRVDVMGITLGGDVAKGYECEYIKDITLGMI from the coding sequence ATGGAGAATAAGAATAAAAAGGACTTGGGACGCTGGGGGGAGGATTTGGCCGCTTCCATAGTGTCTCGGATGGGTTATGAGATTTTGATGAGAAACGTTACTTTCAGGGGAGGAGAGCTTGACATTGTCGCCCTGGACGGCGATGAGCTGGTGATCCTGGAGGTCAGGGTGCGCACGAAGGGAAAGGTGCAGTCTCCCACAGAAAGCGTTGGTCCCAGAAAGGTCAAAAGGCTTCTTCGCGCGGGCAGCCTGCTGGTAGAAAGGCTTGAATGGGATGGCCCCTGGAGGGTGGATGTTATGGGTATAACGTTGGGCGGTGACGTTGCAAAAGGATATGAGTGTGAGTACATCAAAGATATTACGTTAGGAATGATATAG
- a CDS encoding EscU/YscU/HrcU family type III secretion system export apparatus switch protein — protein MTGNVQGPEAVKIIDEARKRGIPLVEDSLLVSVLLGVNLGEEIPEEAYLAVARILAFLSKIDSAGGEVLGKDGE, from the coding sequence ATGACCGGTAACGTTCAGGGGCCGGAAGCTGTAAAGATAATAGACGAAGCTCGAAAGAGGGGAATACCCCTCGTGGAAGATTCCTTGTTGGTATCGGTGCTTTTGGGTGTCAACCTTGGGGAGGAGATACCGGAAGAAGCCTATCTTGCCGTTGCCAGGATACTGGCTTTCCTCAGTAAAATCGATTCTGCCGGAGGAGAAGTACTCGGGAAAGATGGAGAATAA
- a CDS encoding ribonuclease HII gives MIVVGVDEAGRGPLAGPVVAAAVAATREKMSLLKSVGVTDSKALSSKRREEIFLLLLRYGFVYRAQAANPWFIDRANILQATLWAMKKAVSSLPLSPDIVIVDGNQKIPGLPFPQKALPKADKNVLVVGAASIVAKVIRDRVMCAYDKLYPGYGFAVHKGYPTKEHRIALALMGASPIHRKTFKWKVVKDDDR, from the coding sequence ATGATCGTGGTAGGGGTCGATGAGGCTGGAAGAGGTCCTTTGGCCGGGCCTGTGGTCGCTGCAGCCGTTGCGGCTACGAGGGAAAAGATGTCTCTGCTGAAGTCTGTGGGTGTAACTGATTCAAAGGCCCTGTCTTCAAAGAGGCGGGAAGAGATATTTCTCCTTCTTCTGCGTTATGGTTTTGTCTATAGAGCCCAGGCTGCGAATCCGTGGTTTATCGACAGAGCAAACATCCTTCAAGCGACTTTATGGGCCATGAAAAAGGCGGTTTCCTCTCTTCCCCTGTCGCCCGATATCGTGATTGTAGACGGCAATCAAAAAATACCCGGTTTGCCCTTCCCCCAAAAAGCCTTGCCAAAGGCGGACAAAAATGTCCTGGTAGTGGGAGCTGCCTCTATCGTCGCTAAAGTCATAAGGGATAGGGTAATGTGCGCATACGATAAGCTCTATCCGGGTTATGGCTTTGCCGTGCACAAAGGCTATCCCACAAAGGAACACAGGATAGCATTGGCGTTAATGGGCGCCTCTCCAATTCACAGAAAAACATTCAAATGGAAAGTTGTGAAAGACGATGACCGGTAA
- a CDS encoding YlqF/YawG family GTPase → MARTVWYPGHMEKGRRRLAELASQVDVFLEVRDARAPFTTSSPLIGELAKLKPVCVVLSKRDLAEEEKTKLWIKELSKLYPTFALNLRRGVPRKLTGKLFEICKNRPQWRELRVAIVGIPNVGKSMLLNALIGKKASKVGGIPGITRGVSWYRSGNLLVVDSPGILDPKADRETHAMLTWLGCSKADVVGDHETLALQLLEFLRSSGSIYRLLEKFSLSFSEDKDVAEYLAEIGRKIGALVSGGDVDLTRAGQYLLERFAAGKLGFFTLEMP, encoded by the coding sequence ATGGCGAGGACGGTCTGGTATCCAGGTCATATGGAAAAAGGGAGAAGAAGGCTGGCCGAACTGGCTTCTCAAGTCGATGTATTTTTAGAGGTAAGGGATGCCAGAGCCCCTTTTACTACTTCTTCTCCCCTTATAGGTGAGCTGGCCAAGCTGAAGCCTGTTTGTGTAGTATTGAGCAAAAGAGACCTAGCGGAGGAGGAAAAGACGAAACTCTGGATTAAAGAGTTGTCCAAACTTTACCCCACATTTGCCTTGAACCTGAGGAGGGGAGTTCCAAGAAAGTTGACGGGCAAACTTTTTGAAATATGCAAAAATCGGCCGCAGTGGAGGGAATTGAGGGTTGCCATTGTAGGTATACCCAATGTAGGTAAATCCATGTTGCTCAACGCTCTGATCGGTAAAAAGGCATCCAAGGTGGGAGGAATACCGGGTATAACCAGGGGAGTATCGTGGTACAGGTCGGGTAACCTGCTAGTCGTCGATTCTCCCGGAATCCTGGATCCCAAGGCTGATCGAGAAACCCATGCGATGCTGACATGGCTTGGATGTTCCAAGGCGGATGTCGTGGGAGATCATGAGACGTTGGCCCTCCAGCTGCTGGAGTTTTTGCGCTCTTCTGGTTCAATTTACAGGTTGCTTGAAAAGTTTTCCTTGAGCTTTTCCGAAGATAAAGATGTGGCAGAATATCTCGCCGAGATTGGTCGTAAAATAGGCGCCCTTGTCTCTGGAGGCGATGTAGACTTGACGAGAGCGGGTCAATATTTACTCGAACGCTTTGCCGCCGGCAAGTTGGGATTCTTTACGCTGGAGATGCCCTAA
- the lepB gene encoding signal peptidase I yields MKPWWRELIETLIWALILALVLRTFVVQAFWIPSGSMIPTLMPGDRVLVAKFWYRFTEPKRGQIVVFRYPLDPTRDFVKRLIALPGETVEIKNGVVYINGEVIEEPYVKNRDFLSMEKTTVPREQYFMMGDNRPNSQDSRFWGFVPRNYLLGPAFFRYWPLSRIGVPK; encoded by the coding sequence ATGAAGCCATGGTGGAGAGAATTAATCGAGACTTTGATTTGGGCATTGATTTTGGCCTTGGTTTTGAGGACTTTTGTGGTTCAGGCATTCTGGATTCCCAGCGGTTCAATGATACCTACCCTAATGCCGGGCGACAGGGTATTGGTGGCGAAGTTTTGGTATCGCTTTACTGAACCCAAGAGAGGTCAAATAGTGGTATTTCGATATCCCCTCGATCCGACGAGGGATTTCGTAAAGCGATTGATAGCTCTTCCCGGCGAAACTGTCGAGATAAAAAACGGTGTAGTTTATATAAACGGAGAAGTTATCGAAGAGCCTTACGTGAAGAACAGGGACTTTCTCAGCATGGAGAAGACGACAGTCCCAAGGGAGCAATATTTCATGATGGGCGATAATCGTCCAAATTCGCAGGATAGTCGCTTTTGGGGTTTTGTCCCCAGAAATTACCTGCTCGGCCCCGCCTTTTTCCGTTATTGGCCTTTAAGCAGAATAGGGGTGCCCAAGTGA
- a CDS encoding prepilin codes for MAVSAAKEVFALIEFKKAHIWIQGIFIEAAQTDRPFMFKYTTRSASTDTLRIQWLDTLDEKVFDTGRSCYFRGMSASESFSVYSPKWHTLTPGLTLKVTIGPGSSSKKLGYIVISPYCYITIKKDPPKN; via the coding sequence ATGGCCGTCAGTGCGGCCAAAGAGGTATTCGCTCTCATAGAATTCAAAAAGGCTCACATATGGATTCAGGGCATCTTTATCGAAGCAGCCCAAACCGACAGGCCTTTCATGTTTAAATATACGACCCGTTCTGCTTCCACAGACACGCTGCGGATCCAATGGCTTGACACTCTCGATGAAAAAGTATTTGATACGGGTAGAAGCTGTTATTTCAGAGGGATGAGCGCGTCGGAGAGTTTTTCGGTGTATTCCCCTAAATGGCATACGCTCACTCCCGGTTTGACGTTGAAGGTGACCATAGGTCCGGGAAGTAGTTCCAAAAAACTTGGATATATAGTTATTTCTCCCTATTGTTATATAACGATCAAAAAGGATCCACCAAAGAATTGA
- a CDS encoding 2-oxoacid:acceptor oxidoreductase family protein: MQYIIVGLGGQGILFASRVLGEIAIKRGENVIGSEVHGMAQRGGSVISHFKVGSYKSPLISAGDADVLLAFDQNEAIRNLHFLKNGGYGIINVHKMEVFQNESLKKYLTKRNISTFLLKGYEILNEHMKGNYLFLNVLILGAMGALNLGGISFDEVKDAVSKLSPAKFLDDNMKALDLGKMATHES, encoded by the coding sequence ATGCAATACATCATAGTTGGTCTTGGCGGGCAGGGAATACTCTTTGCCAGTCGCGTTTTAGGGGAGATAGCAATAAAAAGAGGAGAAAACGTGATTGGAAGCGAAGTTCACGGTATGGCTCAGCGTGGAGGCTCCGTTATCAGTCACTTTAAAGTAGGATCATACAAAAGCCCATTGATAAGTGCCGGCGATGCCGACGTGCTCCTGGCCTTCGATCAAAACGAGGCGATAAGAAATCTCCACTTCCTGAAAAATGGAGGATACGGCATAATTAATGTCCATAAGATGGAGGTCTTTCAAAACGAGAGCCTGAAGAAATACCTTACAAAAAGAAATATTTCCACCTTTCTTTTGAAGGGATACGAAATATTGAACGAACATATGAAGGGTAATTATCTGTTTTTGAACGTATTGATTTTGGGTGCCATGGGTGCTTTAAACTTAGGGGGCATCTCTTTCGACGAGGTAAAGGATGCTGTTTCCAAGCTAAGTCCTGCGAAGTTTCTCGATGATAACATGAAAGCGCTCGATCTAGGCAAAATGGCAACACATGAGTCTTAA
- the iorA gene encoding indolepyruvate ferredoxin oxidoreductase subunit alpha yields MATERAVLLGNEAIARAVVEAGCEVACAYPGTPSSEILPAIAKFADLLDTKTVVEWGTNEKVAYEVAISASFTGKRSCVAMKHVGLNVAADPFMSAAQFDIEGGMLLIVADDPGPHSSQTEQDSRLFGLFAKVPVLDPSSAREAMEMVKDGFELSERHKIPVMLRPTVRVDHCRQDVELNDPLRLERPAKFVKDVKRWVCLPAHVKTTHPKLNQKMDAVREEFTKNFSKYNFEVAAQEKPKLGIIAGGISFAVVMDLLEKLGRKDISVLKIGTPHPLPVDLVNDFIARHENVLLLEETYPVIELQITDRRNVKGRWNGYVPRAGELTPEVVEELVCKALGEACTRDADEDLKKAIEELKITPKPPMLCPGCPHRASFFAIRKAFPDGIYPSDIGCYTLGVNQKTVDTSICMGASVTQSSGFYLAHKVDGQLRPVVATIGDSTFFHMGLPGLVNGVYNKHAFVLAILDNHVTAMTGGQPHPGTGQKLRKGDSGRIVPIERAVKGCGVEFVKRVEAYDIDEGVKALKEAWEYAKDHKEPAVVIFGHPCMLLRQEQPKVPVRVEDETCVGCKFCINFFNCPGLVFDESSKKAYVDERFCVKCGVCVNVCPHGAIQVISEEGK; encoded by the coding sequence ATGGCAACTGAAAGGGCTGTTCTGCTTGGCAATGAGGCGATTGCCAGGGCTGTTGTTGAAGCGGGGTGTGAGGTAGCCTGTGCCTATCCCGGCACGCCCTCATCGGAAATTTTGCCGGCAATAGCGAAATTCGCCGATTTGCTCGATACCAAAACGGTTGTGGAATGGGGCACGAACGAAAAGGTGGCGTACGAAGTCGCGATTTCCGCCTCCTTTACCGGGAAAAGGTCTTGTGTCGCAATGAAACATGTTGGTCTTAACGTTGCAGCTGACCCCTTTATGAGCGCTGCTCAGTTTGACATTGAAGGCGGCATGCTGTTGATCGTAGCCGATGATCCCGGGCCCCACAGTTCCCAGACGGAACAGGACAGCAGATTGTTCGGTCTGTTTGCCAAGGTTCCTGTCTTGGATCCTTCTTCCGCGAGGGAAGCCATGGAAATGGTAAAAGATGGTTTTGAGTTGTCCGAAAGGCACAAGATACCGGTGATGTTGCGTCCTACGGTGAGAGTCGATCATTGCAGACAGGATGTGGAGCTTAACGATCCCTTAAGGCTGGAAAGGCCGGCCAAATTCGTAAAGGACGTAAAGCGTTGGGTTTGTCTTCCCGCCCACGTAAAGACGACCCATCCTAAGCTAAACCAAAAGATGGATGCCGTAAGAGAGGAGTTTACGAAAAACTTCTCGAAGTACAACTTTGAGGTAGCGGCGCAGGAAAAACCCAAACTTGGCATTATTGCGGGAGGAATATCCTTTGCAGTAGTGATGGATTTGCTGGAAAAGCTGGGCAGAAAGGATATATCGGTGTTGAAGATAGGCACACCCCACCCCCTGCCAGTGGATCTCGTAAACGATTTTATAGCCCGCCACGAAAATGTTTTGTTACTTGAGGAGACCTATCCCGTAATAGAACTTCAGATCACTGACCGCAGAAATGTGAAGGGGCGATGGAACGGCTATGTGCCCAGAGCCGGCGAATTGACACCTGAAGTGGTGGAGGAATTGGTTTGCAAAGCTCTGGGTGAAGCTTGCACTCGCGATGCTGATGAGGATTTGAAGAAGGCGATAGAAGAATTAAAGATAACGCCCAAACCCCCGATGCTATGCCCGGGATGTCCTCATAGGGCGAGCTTTTTCGCCATAAGGAAGGCCTTTCCCGACGGAATATATCCTTCGGATATAGGATGTTACACCTTGGGAGTTAACCAGAAAACTGTCGATACCTCCATATGCATGGGTGCCTCGGTAACGCAGTCGTCGGGTTTTTATCTGGCCCACAAGGTCGATGGCCAGTTGCGTCCCGTTGTAGCTACCATAGGAGATTCCACTTTCTTTCACATGGGTTTGCCAGGGCTAGTAAACGGGGTTTACAACAAACATGCCTTTGTATTGGCAATTCTCGATAATCATGTGACGGCCATGACGGGAGGTCAGCCCCATCCAGGTACGGGCCAAAAACTTAGGAAAGGCGACTCTGGCAGGATAGTGCCCATAGAAAGGGCGGTCAAAGGCTGCGGCGTAGAGTTCGTAAAGAGGGTGGAAGCCTATGATATAGACGAAGGAGTAAAGGCGCTCAAGGAAGCGTGGGAATATGCAAAGGATCATAAGGAGCCGGCGGTGGTTATCTTCGGCCATCCTTGCATGCTGCTGAGACAAGAACAACCCAAGGTTCCCGTTCGCGTCGAGGACGAGACGTGTGTAGGTTGCAAGTTCTGTATAAACTTCTTCAATTGTCCCGGCCTGGTTTTCGACGAAAGCTCCAAGAAGGCCTACGTAGATGAACGCTTTTGCGTCAAATGCGGCGTTTGCGTGAATGTGTGCCCCCATGGGGCTATCCAGGTCATATCGGAGGAGGGAAAGTAA
- a CDS encoding acyl-CoA thioesterase: MSLSASLTIRVPYGATDQMGVVYYANYLTWFEMGRTEFCREFGMPYTEWEEKGIFMPVVEVRCRYKHPAHYDDLIRVETFLKEIKPHSLSFEFKIYRDSDDKLLAEGFTKHGFCDRRGKLVKKPEPFYSKLMDLLKE, translated from the coding sequence ATGTCCTTAAGCGCGTCTCTTACGATTAGGGTGCCTTACGGCGCGACCGATCAGATGGGAGTAGTATATTACGCCAATTACCTGACGTGGTTCGAAATGGGCAGGACCGAGTTCTGCAGGGAATTCGGAATGCCATACACAGAGTGGGAAGAAAAGGGAATCTTCATGCCCGTTGTCGAGGTCAGATGCAGATACAAACACCCTGCTCACTATGACGATCTCATTAGAGTGGAGACCTTTTTGAAAGAAATAAAACCTCACAGCCTTTCCTTTGAATTTAAAATCTATCGTGATAGTGACGACAAGCTTCTTGCCGAAGGCTTTACCAAACACGGGTTTTGTGACAGACGAGGGAAGTTGGTCAAAAAACCAGAGCCTTTTTACAGCAAGCTCATGGATCTGTTGAAAGAATAA